The following are encoded together in the Hoplias malabaricus isolate fHopMal1 chromosome 3, fHopMal1.hap1, whole genome shotgun sequence genome:
- the LOC136690801 gene encoding GTPase IMAP family member 9-like: protein MASPKKLYFILLLLFSTLLPFVSELRIVLLGKVGAGKSKVVRLLFGSKEPKGKIGSCVLREGEARGRRICLVDTPEWGRYSLYNTPDKIKNEMVRSMTLCSPGPHALIVVLRVKSGTDGPSVKELKTVNRRMELLSERVWKHTMVLFLCDEEVEEPRVRQYIQKANRVLEKCGNRHCVLRSEDQVPGFLQEIEKMVEANCGDFFLPPLYYEYMQSKIPKNITEMKKMYQDREEQLNMGYQTRISQYQKEAGVFRQQCGSLQGDPPSLNEDDQPVDTAIMSKFRDEMMSLARYYMKPAALIILAIIGALVGSVVGSVHGIKGSGVGIVIGTAVAIPLALWLIDAVRVARDSSNFLQETKHHT, encoded by the exons ATGGCCAG tccaaaaaaattatattttattttattattattattttctactttaTTGCCTTTTGTTTCAGAGCTGAGGATTGTGCTGCTGGGGAAAGTTGGAGCTGGGAAGAGTAAAGTGGTCAGACTCCTGTTTGGCAGCAAGGAACCTAAGGGGAAGATAGGATCATGTGTTTTACGTGAAGGAGAAGCTAGAGGAAGGAGGATCTGCCTGGTGGACACACCAGAATGGGGCAGATATTCTTTATATAATACCCctgataaaattaaaaatgaaatggtcCGAAGCATGACTCTCTGCTCTCCAGGACCCCATGCTTTGATTGTGGTGCTGCGTGTTAAAAGTGGTACTGATGGACCTTCTGTAAAAGAACTTAAAACAGTGAATCGGCGAATGGAGCTTCTGTCTGAGAGGGTCTGGAAGCACACAATGGTGCTGTTCTTATGTGATGAAGAAGTGGAGGAACCAAGAGTCAGACAGTACATTCAGAAAGCAAACAGAGTGCTAGAAAAATGTGGAAACAGACACTGTGTCCTCCGTTCTGAAGACCAGGTCCCTGGGTTCCTCCAGGAAATAGAGAAAATGGTGGAAGCAAACTGTGGTGATTTCTTCCTGCCACCATTGTACTATGAATATATGCAGAGTAAAATTCCAAAGAACatcacagaaatgaaaaaaatgtaccaGGACAGAGAAGAACAGCTGAACATGGGGTATCAGACAAGAATTAGTCAGTATCAAAAAGAAGCTGGGGTCTTTAGGCAACAATGTGGAAGTCTTCAGGGAGACCCTCCTAGTC TGAATGAAGATGACCAGCCTGTGGACACAGCAATCATGAGCAAGTTTCGAGATGAGATGATGTCACTTGCACGCTATTACATGAAACCAGCAGCACTGATTATACTGGCTATCATTGGTGCTCTTGTTGGATCAGTAGTTGGATCTGTACATGGAATAAAAGGGTCAGGTGTGGGAATTGTCATTGGAACTGCAGTAGCAATCCCCCTGGCTTTGTGGCTGATTGATGCTGTAAGAGTGGCAAGAGACAGTTCAAACTTTCTGCAAGAAACAAAACACCACACATAA